A stretch of Canis lupus baileyi chromosome 7, mCanLup2.hap1, whole genome shotgun sequence DNA encodes these proteins:
- the IP6K3 gene encoding inositol hexakisphosphate kinase 3 isoform X1: MVVQDSTDAGDARVGVRLEPFLHQVGGHLSVMKYDEHTVCKPLIFQEQRFYESLPLAMKRFTPQYKGTITVHLQKDNRGHLSLVANPLKENRGPFKVSTESAAVALWQTLQQTTSGSGGAHSLTQWQLAHSLEESPATTLLRSEFQLNAQVSSLVEDAKGNQSERRSFNPWGLQCHQAHLTRLCTEYPENKRHRFLLLENVVSQYKQPCILDLKMGTRQHGDDVSEEKKARHMRKCAQSTSACLGVRICGMQVYQVDKKHFLCKDKYYGRKLSVEGFRQALHQFLHDGTRLRTELLEPIQHQLRALLSVIRSQSSYRFYSSSLLIIYDGQELPERTPGGLHSQEAPQTTHGISAGGLTKVDIRMIDFAHTTYKGSWNEHTTYDGPDPGYIFGLENLIQILQDIQEGE, translated from the exons ATGGTTGTGCAGGACAGCACGGATGCTGGGGATGCCAGAGTGGGCGTGCGGCTAGAGCCCTTCCTGCACCAGGTCGGAGGGCATCTGAGCGTGATGAAGTACGATGAGCACACGGTATGCAAGCCCCTCATCTTCCAGGAGCAGAGGTTCTACGAATCCCTGCCTCTGGCCATGAAGCGATTCACTCCACAGTACAAAG GCACCATCACGGTGCACCTCCAAAAAGACAACCGAGGCCATCTCAGCCTGGTGGCCAACCCGCTGAAGGAGAACCGGGGGCCCTTCAAGGTCTCCACGGAGTCGGCGGCAGTGGCACTATGGCAGACTCTCCAGCAGACCACCAGCGGCAGTGGTGGCGCCCACTCCCTCACCCAGTGGCAGCTGGCACACTCGCTCGAGGAGAG CCCGGCCACGACGCTCCTGAGGTCCGAGTTCCAACTCAATGCCCAAGTCTCCTCGCTGGTGGAAGATGCTAAAGGGAACCAGTCTGAGAGGAGGAGCTTTAACCCGTGGGGCCTGCAGTGCCATCAGGCCCACCTGACCCGCCTGTGCACCGAGTACCCAGAGAACAAGCGGCACC GGTTTCTGCTGCTGGAAAACGTCGTGTCACAATATAAGCAACCCTGTATCCTAGACCTGAAGATGGGGACCCGGCAGCACGGGGATGATGTGTCTGAGGAGAAGAAGGCCCGCCACATGAGGAAGTGTGCGCAGAGCACCTCGGCCTGCTTGGGCGTGCGCATCTGTGGCATGCAG gtTTATCAAGTTGATAAGAAGCACTTTCTCTGCAAAGACAAGTATTACGGAAGAAAACTCTCCGTTGAGGGGTTCCGACAAGCACTCCATCAGTTCCTGCATGACGGAACCCGCCTCCGGACAGAGCTCCTGGAGCCCATCCAGCACCAGCTCCGGGCCCTCCTCTCGGTCATTAGGAGCCAGAGTTCATATCGGTTCTACTCCAGCTCTCTCCTCATCATCTATGATGGGCAGGAGCTGCCAGAAAGGACCCCAGGAGGTCTGCATTCTCAGGAGGCTCCGCAGACGACCCATGGCATCTCTGCCGGAGGTCTCACCAAAGTTGACATCCGGATGATCGACTTTGCTCACACAACATACAAAGGCTCCTGGAACGAACACACCACTTATGACGGACCAGATCCGGGCTATATTTTTGGCCTAGAAAACCTCATCCAGATCCTACAGGATATTCAAGAGGGAGAATGA
- the IP6K3 gene encoding inositol hexakisphosphate kinase 3 isoform X2 — protein sequence MQAPHLPGAEVLRIPASGHEAIHSTVQSPATTLLRSEFQLNAQVSSLVEDAKGNQSERRSFNPWGLQCHQAHLTRLCTEYPENKRHRFLLLENVVSQYKQPCILDLKMGTRQHGDDVSEEKKARHMRKCAQSTSACLGVRICGMQVYQVDKKHFLCKDKYYGRKLSVEGFRQALHQFLHDGTRLRTELLEPIQHQLRALLSVIRSQSSYRFYSSSLLIIYDGQELPERTPGGLHSQEAPQTTHGISAGGLTKVDIRMIDFAHTTYKGSWNEHTTYDGPDPGYIFGLENLIQILQDIQEGE from the exons ATGCAAGCCCCTCATCTTCCAGGAGCAGAGGTTCTACGAATCCCTGCCTCTGGCCATGAAGCGATTCACTCCACAGTACAAAG CCCGGCCACGACGCTCCTGAGGTCCGAGTTCCAACTCAATGCCCAAGTCTCCTCGCTGGTGGAAGATGCTAAAGGGAACCAGTCTGAGAGGAGGAGCTTTAACCCGTGGGGCCTGCAGTGCCATCAGGCCCACCTGACCCGCCTGTGCACCGAGTACCCAGAGAACAAGCGGCACC GGTTTCTGCTGCTGGAAAACGTCGTGTCACAATATAAGCAACCCTGTATCCTAGACCTGAAGATGGGGACCCGGCAGCACGGGGATGATGTGTCTGAGGAGAAGAAGGCCCGCCACATGAGGAAGTGTGCGCAGAGCACCTCGGCCTGCTTGGGCGTGCGCATCTGTGGCATGCAG gtTTATCAAGTTGATAAGAAGCACTTTCTCTGCAAAGACAAGTATTACGGAAGAAAACTCTCCGTTGAGGGGTTCCGACAAGCACTCCATCAGTTCCTGCATGACGGAACCCGCCTCCGGACAGAGCTCCTGGAGCCCATCCAGCACCAGCTCCGGGCCCTCCTCTCGGTCATTAGGAGCCAGAGTTCATATCGGTTCTACTCCAGCTCTCTCCTCATCATCTATGATGGGCAGGAGCTGCCAGAAAGGACCCCAGGAGGTCTGCATTCTCAGGAGGCTCCGCAGACGACCCATGGCATCTCTGCCGGAGGTCTCACCAAAGTTGACATCCGGATGATCGACTTTGCTCACACAACATACAAAGGCTCCTGGAACGAACACACCACTTATGACGGACCAGATCCGGGCTATATTTTTGGCCTAGAAAACCTCATCCAGATCCTACAGGATATTCAAGAGGGAGAATGA